The Bradyrhizobium sp. WSM471 genome includes the window AACGCCCGCTTGCCTCAAGCCGGGCGAGCGCGTGATGCGCATCGTTCGGCCTCGCCTGGCCGAACCGCCGCCAGCCGATCAGGCTGCGCGCCCAATAGCGCCGGCGCGTATGCTCTTCCGACATAAAAGCCTGGAAGTTCACCGGCTGGGCCCGCTTCCAGTTGCCGTGAGTGTCGCGATAATCGGGAATGCCCGAATTGGTGCTGCAGCCAGCACCGGTCAGCACGAACAGGTTTTCGTGCCGCTGAACGAAGTCTTCGAGCGGAGCTTTTTCCATGGCGCAGATGTAGTCTGCTGCGCTCGGTTTTGCCAGATGGCCAGGAAGCCCGTTAACTCGCCCAGTTCTCGCGGAATTCGGGAAACAGCGTCAGACCTCCGCAGGCGTAGATGGTCTGCCCCGTGATGTAGCTGGCTTCATCCGAGGCGAGGAAGGCGAACACGGCGGCGATCTCTTCCGGTGTACCGACGCGGCCGAGCGGAATGTGGCTGGTGACCACGCCGCGCTTTTCCGGATCGCCGGTCCAGGCCGCGTTGATCGGCGTGTCGATCGCGCCGGGACCGACCGCATTGACGCGAATGCCACGGCCGGCAAATTCGAGCGCCAGCGTACGCGTCAGATTGGCCATGCCGCCCTTGCTGATCGAGTAAGCGAGGTAGCCGGGTTTCGGGATGATCTGGTGCACGCTGGAGCAGTTGATGATGCTGCCGCCTGCGCCCCGCGCGACGAAATGCGCGAGCGCCTTCTGCGCGCAGAGCACGGCGCCGTTGAGATTGACGTCGATGATGCGGCGATAGGTATCGATGTCGAGCGCCTCGCTCGGCGATTCCCGCTGGAAGCCGGCATTGTTGACGAGACAGTCGAGGCGCTTCCAGCGCGCCAAAACCGTCTCGAACATCGCGGCGACCTCCTGCTCATTGCTCACGTCGGCCTTGACGATGGCATGATCGAGCCTGCCGTGGCCCCGATCGCTCGATGCCGTCCGTGCCAGCGCGAGCGTCTCCTCTGCCTTTTCGGGATGATCGACATAGTTGATGGCGACGGTCGCGCCTTCCTGAGCGAGCCGGATGGTGACGGCGCGGCCGATGCCTTGGGAGGCGCCGGTCACCAGCGCGTACTGGCCGACGAGGCGCGAGGAAAAGGTGGTCGAGCGGTCGGTATGTGGCATCGTTGTTCTCCGAGGACACATCAACATGGACGGAACCGGCGTTTTGTTCCATCCCTCAGCGCATCGCTGGGATTCACTTCTCGCGGCGAGCCAGCGGCGAAGTCAGGATTTGGTACAGGATAATAGCGCCAAAGGTTGCGGTGCCGATCCCACCCATCGTGAAGGCGCCGAATTTGAGCGTGAAGTCGCCGGCGCCTGCGGTGAGCGCGACCGCGACGGTGATCAGGTTTGCCGGATTTGAGAAGTCGACCTTGTTCTCGACCCAGATCCGGCCGGCCATCGCTGCGATCAATCCGAACAGCACGATCGAGAGTCCACCGATGACGGGACCCGGGATCGACAGGATCAGCGCGCCGAA containing:
- a CDS encoding SDR family oxidoreductase, with translation MPHTDRSTTFSSRLVGQYALVTGASQGIGRAVTIRLAQEGATVAINYVDHPEKAEETLALARTASSDRGHGRLDHAIVKADVSNEQEVAAMFETVLARWKRLDCLVNNAGFQRESPSEALDIDTYRRIIDVNLNGAVLCAQKALAHFVARGAGGSIINCSSVHQIIPKPGYLAYSISKGGMANLTRTLALEFAGRGIRVNAVGPGAIDTPINAAWTGDPEKRGVVTSHIPLGRVGTPEEIAAVFAFLASDEASYITGQTIYACGGLTLFPEFRENWAS